In Candidatus Methylomirabilis sp., a genomic segment contains:
- a CDS encoding ferric reductase-like transmembrane domain-containing protein — protein RPYITVGVLALTVLTPLAATSTARMVKRLGARSWRRLHRLVYVAGILGVLHYVWLAKVGMNDPYLYVGILALLLGIRLWDRMRRLARERAGGAALPQPGTPPEGPQADLRTPHPGASASRDLSRI, from the coding sequence AGCGCCCCTACATTACGGTGGGGGTCCTCGCGCTGACCGTGCTCACCCCGCTGGCCGCCACGTCCACGGCCCGCATGGTCAAGCGCCTCGGGGCGCGGAGCTGGCGGCGGCTCCACCGGCTGGTCTACGTGGCCGGTATCCTGGGCGTCCTGCACTACGTGTGGCTGGCCAAGGTCGGGATGAACGACCCCTATCTGTACGTGGGGATCCTCGCCCTGCTCCTGGGCATCCGGCTCTGGGACCGGATGCGCCGCCTGGCCAGGGAGCGGGCAGGGGGCGCCGCCCTCCCCCAGCCGGGGACTCCCCCCGAGGGGCCCCAGGCTGATCTTCGCACGCCTCACCCGGGCGCCTCCGCATCCCGGGACCTCTCCAGGATCTGA
- a CDS encoding NAD-dependent succinate-semialdehyde dehydrogenase, translating into MGPQAYQMYIEGKWVDAHGGRTFAVRDPATGAHVADIADGRGAETRRAIEAAHRAFAGWAATPAKQRGELLRKVQALLQERVDEIARLVVLENGKPFAEAKGEVGFSLGYFGWFAEEARRAYGEIVPSPFPNKRFWVVGQPVGVVGAITPWNFPANMITRKIAPAMAAGCPVVLKPASATPMTALAIARACHDAGLPPGVLNVVTGAASAPIAEELLNHPLVKKIGFTGSTEVGKVLMEKAAKQIKRISFELGGNAPFIVFADADLGAAVEGAVAIKYLRVGGQSCICANRIYVQETIADRFIPAFVEKVKALKVGPGFEPGMQVGPLINEEARKRVHHLVEDAVVRGATLLAGGGPLSEGPLAKGYFYAPTVLTRVQDDWPVCQEEIFGPVAPVLTFKTEAELIQRANDTVFGLAAYLYTRDLGRVVRVAEALEYGLVGVNDAAGYTHEIPFGGFKQSGLGREGGREGLEEYMELKSIVVNLPA; encoded by the coding sequence ATGGGACCGCAGGCGTACCAGATGTATATCGAGGGGAAGTGGGTAGACGCTCACGGCGGCCGGACCTTCGCGGTGCGGGACCCGGCGACGGGAGCCCATGTGGCCGACATCGCCGATGGCCGCGGCGCCGAGACCCGCAGAGCCATCGAAGCGGCCCACCGGGCCTTCGCGGGATGGGCGGCCACGCCGGCGAAGCAGCGGGGGGAGCTCCTCCGGAAGGTCCAGGCCCTCCTGCAGGAGCGGGTCGACGAGATCGCGAGGCTGGTGGTTCTCGAAAACGGCAAGCCCTTCGCCGAAGCCAAAGGAGAGGTCGGCTTCTCCCTGGGCTACTTCGGCTGGTTCGCCGAGGAGGCGCGCCGCGCGTACGGGGAGATCGTCCCCTCGCCCTTCCCGAACAAGCGGTTCTGGGTGGTCGGGCAGCCGGTGGGGGTCGTGGGCGCCATCACGCCCTGGAACTTTCCTGCCAACATGATCACCCGCAAGATCGCGCCGGCCATGGCCGCGGGGTGCCCCGTGGTCCTGAAGCCGGCCTCGGCGACGCCTATGACGGCCCTGGCCATCGCCCGGGCCTGCCACGACGCCGGGCTGCCGCCCGGTGTCCTCAATGTGGTCACCGGAGCCGCCTCCGCGCCCATCGCCGAGGAACTGCTCAATCACCCCCTGGTCAAGAAGATCGGCTTTACCGGCTCGACCGAGGTGGGGAAGGTCCTCATGGAGAAGGCGGCCAAGCAGATCAAGCGAATCTCCTTCGAGCTGGGGGGCAACGCCCCCTTCATCGTGTTCGCGGACGCGGACCTGGGGGCCGCCGTCGAGGGGGCGGTCGCCATCAAGTACCTCCGGGTCGGGGGGCAGTCCTGTATCTGCGCGAACCGGATCTACGTGCAGGAGACCATCGCAGATCGGTTCATTCCCGCCTTCGTCGAGAAGGTGAAAGCGCTGAAGGTCGGCCCCGGCTTCGAGCCCGGGATGCAAGTCGGGCCGCTCATCAACGAGGAGGCCCGGAAGAGGGTCCACCACCTGGTCGAGGATGCGGTGGTCCGAGGGGCGACCCTGCTGGCGGGCGGCGGGCCGCTGAGCGAGGGGCCTCTGGCCAAGGGGTACTTCTACGCCCCGACGGTCCTCACGCGCGTGCAAGACGACTGGCCGGTGTGCCAGGAGGAGATCTTCGGCCCCGTGGCCCCGGTCCTCACCTTCAAGACCGAGGCGGAGCTGATCCAGCGGGCCAATGACACCGTGTTCGGCCTGGCAGCCTACCTCTACACCCGGGACCTGGGCCGGGTCGTGCGGGTGGCCGAGGCGCTGGAGTACGGCCTGGTCGGGGTCAACGATGCCGCCGGCTACACCCATGAGATCCCCTTCGGCGGCTTCAAGCAGAGCGGCCTCGGCCGGGAAGGGGGTCGGGAAGGTCTCGAAGAGTACATGGAGCTCAAGTCCATCGTCGTCAACCTGCCCGCCTGA